Proteins from a single region of Lelliottia sp. JS-SCA-14:
- the yrbN gene encoding protein YrbN translates to MKIANHFHDELCRLAAINIEALVLHG, encoded by the coding sequence ATGAAAATTGCTAATCATTTTCACGACGAGTTATGTAGACTGGCCGCCATTAATATCGAGGCACTTGTACTACATGGCTGA
- the nlpI gene encoding lipoprotein NlpI — MKPFLRWCFVATALTLAGCSNSAWRKSEVLAVPLQPTLQQEVILARMEQILASRALTDDERAQLLYERGVLYDSLGLRALARNDFSQALAIRPDMPEVFNYLGIYLTQAGNFDAAYEAFDSVLELDPTYNYAHLNRGIALYYGGRDKLAQDDLLAFYQDDPNDPFRVLWLYIVEQKLDEKQAKETLKQRFEKSDKEQWGWNIVEFYLGNISEATLMDRLKADATDNTSLAEHLSETNFYLGKYYLSLGDKDSATALFKLAVANNVHNFVEHRYALLELSLLGQEQDDLAESDQQ; from the coding sequence ATGAAGCCTTTTTTGCGCTGGTGTTTCGTTGCGACAGCTTTAACGCTGGCAGGATGCAGCAACTCTGCCTGGCGTAAGAGCGAAGTCCTCGCAGTGCCATTGCAACCGACTTTGCAGCAGGAAGTGATTCTGGCACGCATGGAACAAATTCTTGCCAGTCGGGCTTTAACCGATGATGAACGCGCACAGCTTTTATATGAGCGCGGAGTGTTGTATGATAGTCTCGGTCTGAGGGCACTAGCGCGAAATGATTTTTCACAAGCGCTGGCAATCCGACCTGATATGCCTGAAGTATTCAATTACTTAGGCATATATTTAACGCAGGCAGGCAATTTTGATGCTGCCTATGAAGCGTTTGATTCTGTACTTGAGCTTGATCCAACTTACAACTACGCGCACTTGAATCGCGGTATCGCCCTGTATTACGGCGGTCGTGACAAGTTAGCGCAAGATGATCTGCTGGCGTTTTATCAAGACGATCCTAATGATCCTTTCCGCGTCCTGTGGCTTTACATCGTTGAGCAGAAGCTCGATGAGAAGCAGGCGAAAGAGACGTTAAAGCAACGTTTCGAGAAATCGGACAAGGAACAATGGGGATGGAACATTGTCGAGTTCTACCTGGGCAACATTAGCGAAGCAACGCTGATGGATAGGCTCAAGGCGGACGCAACGGATAACACCTCGCTCGCTGAGCATCTCAGTGAAACCAACTTCTATTTAGGTAAGTACTACCTAAGTCTGGGGGATAAGGACAGCGCCACGGCACTGTTCAAATTAGCGGTTGCTAACAACGTCCACAACTTCGTTGAGCACCGTTATGCATTGTTGGAATTATCGCTCTTGGGCCAGGAGCAAGACGACCTGGCAGAATCGGACCAGCAATAG
- the pnp gene encoding polyribonucleotide nucleotidyltransferase, producing the protein MLNPIVRKFQYGQHTVTLETGMMARQATAAVMVSMDDTAVFVTVVGQKKAKPGQDFFPLTVNYQERTYAAGKIPGGFFRREGRPSEGETLIARLIDRPVRPLFPEGFVNEVQVIATVVSVNPQVNPDIVAMIGASAALSLSGIPFNGPIGSARVGYINDQYVLNPTQDELKESKLDLVVAGTEAAVLMVESEAELLSEDQMLGAVVFGHEQQQIVIQNINDLVKEAGKPRWDWQPEAVNEALNARVAALAEARLSDAYRITDKQERYAQIDVIKSETIATLVAEDESLDANELSEILHAIEKNAVRSRVLAGEPRIDGREKDMIRGLDVRTGVLPRTHGSALFTRGETQALVTATLGTARDAQNIDELMGERTDSFLFHYNFPPYSVGETGMVGSPKRREIGHGRLAKRGVLAVMPEADKFPYTVRVVSEITESNGSSSMASVCGASLALMDAGVPIKAAVAGIAMGLVKEGDNFVVLSDILGDEDHLGDMDFKVAGSREGISALQMDIKIEGITKEIMQVALNQAKGARLHILGVMEQAINAPRGDISQFAPRIHTIKISPDKIKDVIGKGGSVIRALTEETGTTIEIEDDGTVKIAATDGEKAKFAIRRIEEITAEIEVGRIYNGKVTRIVDFGAFVAIGGGKEGLVHISQIADKRVEKVTDYLQMNQEVPVKVLEVDRQGRIRLSIKEATEQSQPAAAPEAPAAEQGE; encoded by the coding sequence TTGCTGAATCCGATCGTTCGTAAATTCCAGTATGGTCAGCATACCGTCACTCTGGAAACCGGCATGATGGCACGTCAGGCTACTGCTGCCGTTATGGTAAGCATGGATGACACTGCGGTATTCGTGACCGTTGTTGGCCAGAAAAAAGCTAAACCAGGTCAGGACTTTTTCCCGCTGACCGTTAACTATCAGGAGCGTACTTACGCTGCTGGTAAAATCCCGGGTGGCTTCTTCCGTCGTGAAGGCCGTCCAAGCGAAGGCGAAACCCTGATTGCGCGTCTGATTGACCGCCCTGTTCGTCCGCTGTTCCCGGAAGGCTTCGTTAACGAAGTTCAGGTTATTGCGACCGTTGTTTCCGTTAACCCACAGGTTAACCCGGACATCGTAGCGATGATCGGTGCATCCGCTGCACTGTCCCTGTCAGGTATTCCATTCAACGGTCCTATCGGTTCTGCTCGCGTCGGTTACATCAACGACCAGTACGTACTGAACCCGACTCAGGATGAGCTGAAAGAAAGTAAGCTGGACCTGGTTGTTGCCGGTACCGAAGCTGCGGTACTGATGGTTGAATCCGAAGCAGAACTGCTGAGCGAAGACCAGATGCTGGGCGCGGTGGTGTTTGGCCACGAGCAGCAGCAGATTGTTATCCAGAACATCAACGATCTGGTGAAAGAAGCCGGTAAACCACGTTGGGACTGGCAGCCAGAAGCCGTGAACGAAGCGCTGAACGCGCGCGTTGCTGCACTGGCAGAAGCTCGTCTGAGTGATGCATACCGCATCACTGACAAACAAGAGCGTTACGCTCAGATTGACGTCATCAAATCCGAAACCATCGCTACGCTGGTTGCTGAAGATGAATCTCTGGACGCGAACGAGCTGAGCGAAATCCTGCACGCTATCGAGAAAAATGCTGTACGTAGCCGCGTTCTGGCTGGCGAACCGCGTATCGATGGCCGCGAAAAAGACATGATCCGTGGTCTGGATGTGCGTACCGGCGTTCTGCCACGTACTCACGGTTCCGCACTGTTCACCCGTGGCGAAACTCAGGCGCTGGTAACAGCCACTCTGGGTACCGCACGTGACGCGCAGAACATTGACGAACTGATGGGCGAGCGCACTGACAGCTTCCTGTTCCACTACAACTTCCCTCCGTACTCCGTAGGCGAAACCGGTATGGTTGGCTCGCCTAAGCGTCGTGAAATTGGTCACGGTCGTCTGGCGAAGCGCGGCGTGCTGGCGGTTATGCCGGAAGCTGACAAATTCCCGTACACCGTTCGTGTGGTTTCTGAAATCACCGAATCTAACGGTTCTTCTTCCATGGCTTCCGTGTGTGGCGCTTCCCTGGCTCTGATGGATGCAGGCGTGCCAATCAAAGCCGCTGTTGCGGGTATCGCAATGGGCCTGGTGAAAGAAGGCGACAACTTTGTTGTTCTGTCTGACATTCTGGGCGACGAAGATCACCTGGGCGATATGGACTTCAAAGTAGCGGGTTCCCGCGAAGGTATCTCTGCGCTGCAGATGGATATCAAAATTGAAGGTATCACCAAAGAGATCATGCAGGTTGCTCTGAACCAGGCTAAAGGTGCGCGTCTGCACATCCTGGGCGTGATGGAACAGGCGATCAACGCGCCGCGCGGCGACATCTCTCAGTTCGCACCGCGTATCCACACGATCAAGATCAGCCCAGACAAGATCAAAGACGTGATCGGTAAAGGCGGTTCTGTGATCCGTGCTCTGACTGAAGAGACCGGCACCACCATCGAAATCGAAGATGACGGTACCGTGAAGATCGCAGCGACCGACGGCGAAAAAGCGAAATTCGCGATTCGTCGTATCGAAGAGATCACTGCAGAAATCGAAGTGGGTCGCATCTACAATGGTAAAGTGACCCGTATCGTTGACTTTGGCGCGTTCGTTGCCATCGGTGGCGGTAAAGAAGGTCTGGTTCACATCTCTCAGATCGCTGACAAGCGCGTTGAGAAAGTGACCGATTACCTGCAGATGAACCAGGAAGTACCGGTTAAAGTTCTGGAAGTTGACCGCCAGGGCCGTATCCGTCTGAGCATTAAAGAAGCAACCGAGCAGTCTCAGCCTGCTGCCGCGCCGGAAGCCCCGGCCGCAGAACAAGGCGAGTAA
- the rpsO gene encoding 30S ribosomal protein S15, whose amino-acid sequence MSLSVEAKAKIVSEFGRGTNDSGSTEVQVALLTAQINHLQGHFAEHKKDHHSRRGLLRMVSQRRKLLDYLKRKDVARYTALIERLGLRR is encoded by the coding sequence ATGTCTCTAAGCGTTGAAGCTAAAGCTAAAATCGTTTCCGAGTTCGGTCGTGGTACTAACGACAGCGGTTCTACCGAAGTTCAGGTAGCCCTGCTGACTGCACAGATTAACCACCTGCAGGGTCACTTTGCAGAGCACAAAAAAGATCACCACAGCCGTCGTGGTCTGCTGCGTATGGTTTCTCAGCGTCGTAAACTGCTCGACTACCTGAAACGTAAAGATGTTGCACGCTACACCGCGCTGATCGAGCGTCTGGGTCTGCGTCGCTAA
- the truB gene encoding tRNA pseudouridine(55) synthase TruB — translation MSRPRRRGRDVHGVLLLDKPQGASSNDVLQKVKRLYNANRAGHTGALDPLATGMLPVCLGEATKFSQYLLDSDKRYRVIAKLGQRTDTSDADGQVVEERPVTFSDEQLQAALESFRGDTLQVPSMYSALKYQGKKLYEYARQGIDVPREARPITVYELLFIRHEGDELELEVHCSKGTYIRTIIDDLGEKLGCGAHVIYLRRLAVSKYPVERMVTLEQLRALVKQAEEQGISPADLLDPLLMPMDSPAADFPIVNLPLTSSVYFKNGNPVRTTDTPHTGLVRVTEGEENKFIGMGEIDDEGRVAPRRLVVEYPL, via the coding sequence ATGAGTCGTCCTCGTCGTCGCGGTCGCGACGTGCACGGCGTGCTGTTGCTGGATAAACCTCAGGGTGCATCCAGTAACGACGTGCTGCAAAAAGTGAAGCGTCTTTATAACGCCAACCGCGCCGGACATACCGGCGCGCTGGATCCGCTGGCGACCGGCATGCTGCCGGTGTGTCTGGGCGAAGCAACCAAGTTTTCCCAGTACCTGCTCGATTCCGATAAGCGTTATCGCGTGATCGCAAAACTGGGTCAGCGCACGGATACCTCCGATGCGGATGGTCAGGTTGTCGAAGAGCGTCCGGTGACCTTCAGTGACGAACAGCTTCAGGCGGCGCTTGAAAGCTTCCGTGGCGATACCTTACAGGTGCCGTCCATGTATTCGGCGCTGAAGTATCAGGGTAAAAAGCTCTACGAGTACGCGCGTCAGGGTATTGATGTCCCGCGTGAAGCGCGCCCGATCACGGTCTATGAGCTGCTGTTCATTCGTCACGAAGGCGATGAACTGGAGCTGGAAGTTCACTGTTCGAAAGGGACCTATATTCGTACCATCATTGACGATCTGGGTGAAAAGCTGGGTTGTGGCGCGCATGTCATCTACTTGCGTCGTCTGGCTGTCAGCAAATATCCGGTCGAACGCATGGTGACGCTTGAGCAACTGCGTGCGTTGGTCAAACAGGCAGAAGAGCAGGGGATCTCCCCGGCCGATCTGCTCGATCCGCTGCTGATGCCAATGGACAGCCCGGCCGCTGATTTCCCGATCGTGAATTTGCCATTAACGTCATCCGTTTACTTTAAAAACGGCAATCCGGTTCGCACGACAGATACCCCGCATACCGGGCTGGTTCGCGTGACGGAAGGCGAAGAAAACAAGTTCATCGGAATGGGTGAAATCGACGACGAAGGCCGTGTCGCACCGCGTCGCCTGGTGGTTGAATATCCCCTTTAA
- the rbfA gene encoding 30S ribosome-binding factor RbfA has product MAKEFGRPQRVAQEMQKEIALILQREIKDPRVGMMTTVSGVEMSRDLAYAKVFVTFLNDKDEAAVKNGIKALQEASGFIRSLLGKAMRLRIVPELTFFYDNSLVEGMRMSNLVTSVVKHDDERRVNPDDSKED; this is encoded by the coding sequence ATGGCGAAAGAATTTGGTCGCCCACAGCGCGTTGCTCAGGAGATGCAGAAAGAGATCGCTCTCATCCTGCAGCGCGAAATCAAAGACCCACGCGTGGGAATGATGACCACCGTTTCGGGCGTTGAAATGTCCCGTGACCTGGCGTATGCCAAAGTGTTCGTCACCTTCCTGAACGACAAAGACGAAGCAGCTGTTAAAAACGGCATTAAAGCCCTGCAGGAAGCCTCTGGTTTTATCCGCTCTCTGCTCGGCAAAGCGATGCGCCTGCGTATCGTGCCTGAGCTGACCTTCTTCTACGATAACTCCCTGGTAGAAGGTATGCGCATGTCCAACCTGGTGACCAGCGTGGTTAAACATGACGATGAACGTCGTGTGAACCCGGACGACAGCAAGGAGGACTGA
- the infB gene encoding translation initiation factor IF-2 — MTDVTVKSLAAEIQTPVDRLVQQFADAGIPKAADDSVTAQEKQTLLAHLNREHGSTPDKLTLQRKTRSTLNVPGTGGKSKSVQIEVRKTRTFVKRDPQEAERLAAEEQAQREAEEQAHREAEETAKREAVLKAEREAAEKAKRDASEKAKREAAEKDKVSNQQTDDMTKTAQAEKARRENEAADLKRKAEEEARRKLEEDARRVAEEARRMAEENAGVWAEQEKEKGEEDKSDYHVTTSQHARQAEDENDREVEGGRGRTRTTKAARPQKKGNKHSESKADREEARAAVRGGKGGKRKGSSLQQGFQKPAQAVNRDVVIGETITVGDLANKMAVKGSQVIKAMMKLGAMATINQVIDQETAQLVAEEMGHKVILRRENELEEAVMSDRDTGAAAESRAPVVTIMGHVDHGKTSLLDYIRSTKVASGEAGGITQHIGAYHVETDNGMITFLDTPGHAAFTSMRARGAQATDIVVLVVAADDGVMPQTIEAIQHAKAAQVPVVVAVNKIDKPEADMDRVKNELSQYGVMPEEWGGESQFIPVSAKAGTGIDDLLNAILLQAEVLELKAVRKGMASGAVIESFLDKGRGPVATVLVREGTLNKGDIVLCGFEYGRVRAMRNELGQEVLEAGPSIPVEILGLSGVPAAGDEVTVVRDEKKAREVALYRQGKFREVKLARQQKSKLENMFANMTEGEVHEVNVVLKADVQGSVEAISDSLLKLSTDEVKVKIIGSGVGGITETDATLAAASNAILVGFNVRADASARKVIDSESLDLRYYSVIYHLIDEVKAAMSGMLSPELKQQIIGLAEVRDVFKSPKFGAIAGCMVTEGTIKRHNPIRVLRDNVVIYEGELESLRRFKDDVNEVRNGMECGIGVKNYNDVRVGDMIEVFEIIEIQRSIA, encoded by the coding sequence ATGACTGATGTAACTGTAAAATCGCTGGCTGCTGAGATTCAAACCCCTGTGGACCGCCTGGTACAGCAATTTGCTGATGCAGGGATCCCAAAGGCGGCTGATGACTCAGTGACTGCGCAAGAAAAACAAACATTGTTAGCGCACCTGAACCGTGAACACGGTTCTACGCCTGACAAACTGACGCTGCAGCGCAAAACGCGTAGCACGTTAAACGTTCCCGGTACCGGTGGGAAAAGTAAATCGGTACAAATCGAAGTCCGCAAGACACGCACCTTTGTAAAACGTGATCCGCAAGAGGCCGAGCGCCTTGCAGCGGAAGAGCAGGCGCAGCGTGAAGCGGAAGAGCAAGCCCATCGTGAGGCAGAAGAAACAGCCAAGCGTGAGGCAGTATTAAAAGCTGAACGTGAGGCCGCTGAAAAAGCGAAACGCGATGCCAGTGAAAAAGCAAAGCGTGAAGCTGCGGAAAAAGACAAAGTGAGCAATCAACAGACTGACGATATGACCAAAACCGCCCAGGCAGAAAAAGCCCGTCGTGAAAATGAAGCAGCCGATCTGAAGCGTAAAGCGGAAGAAGAAGCGCGTCGCAAGCTCGAAGAAGATGCGCGTCGCGTCGCTGAAGAAGCACGTCGTATGGCGGAAGAAAATGCGGGTGTTTGGGCTGAGCAAGAGAAAGAGAAAGGTGAAGAGGATAAGAGCGATTATCACGTCACCACGTCTCAGCATGCTCGCCAGGCCGAAGATGAGAACGATCGTGAAGTCGAAGGCGGCCGTGGCCGTACTCGTACGACCAAAGCGGCACGTCCTCAGAAGAAAGGCAACAAGCACTCTGAATCTAAAGCTGACCGTGAAGAAGCGCGCGCCGCTGTTCGTGGTGGTAAAGGTGGCAAGCGTAAAGGTTCCTCTTTACAGCAGGGCTTCCAGAAACCTGCTCAGGCCGTTAACCGCGACGTTGTGATCGGCGAAACCATCACCGTGGGCGACCTGGCAAACAAAATGGCTGTGAAAGGCTCTCAGGTCATCAAAGCGATGATGAAACTGGGCGCAATGGCAACCATTAACCAGGTTATCGATCAGGAAACCGCACAGCTGGTTGCTGAAGAGATGGGCCACAAAGTTATCCTGCGTCGTGAAAACGAGCTGGAAGAAGCGGTAATGAGCGACCGTGACACTGGCGCTGCGGCAGAATCCCGCGCACCGGTTGTGACCATCATGGGTCACGTTGACCACGGTAAAACCTCTCTGCTGGACTACATTCGTTCAACGAAAGTGGCCTCTGGCGAAGCGGGCGGCATCACCCAGCATATCGGTGCATACCACGTTGAAACGGACAACGGTATGATCACCTTCCTGGATACCCCGGGTCACGCCGCGTTTACCTCCATGCGTGCTCGTGGTGCTCAGGCAACGGATATCGTTGTTCTGGTTGTTGCAGCAGACGATGGCGTGATGCCACAGACAATCGAAGCTATCCAGCACGCGAAAGCGGCGCAGGTGCCAGTGGTTGTTGCTGTGAACAAGATCGATAAGCCAGAAGCGGATATGGATCGCGTTAAAAACGAACTGTCCCAGTACGGTGTTATGCCGGAAGAGTGGGGCGGTGAGTCTCAGTTCATCCCAGTTTCTGCGAAAGCAGGTACCGGTATTGATGACCTGCTGAACGCCATCCTGCTGCAGGCTGAAGTTCTGGAACTGAAAGCCGTTCGTAAAGGCATGGCAAGCGGTGCAGTTATCGAATCCTTCCTCGATAAAGGTCGTGGTCCGGTAGCCACTGTTCTGGTCCGTGAAGGTACCCTGAACAAAGGCGACATCGTGCTGTGCGGCTTCGAATACGGTCGTGTTCGTGCGATGCGTAACGAACTGGGTCAGGAAGTTCTGGAAGCAGGTCCATCCATTCCTGTGGAAATCCTGGGTCTGTCCGGTGTTCCGGCTGCCGGTGATGAAGTGACCGTTGTTCGTGACGAGAAGAAAGCGCGTGAAGTTGCGCTGTACCGTCAGGGCAAATTCCGCGAAGTTAAACTGGCTCGTCAGCAGAAATCTAAGCTCGAGAACATGTTCGCTAACATGACCGAAGGCGAAGTTCACGAAGTGAACGTCGTACTGAAAGCGGACGTTCAGGGGTCTGTGGAAGCGATCTCCGACTCTTTACTGAAACTGTCTACCGACGAAGTGAAAGTGAAGATCATCGGTTCTGGTGTCGGTGGTATCACCGAAACCGACGCAACCCTGGCTGCGGCGTCCAACGCGATTCTGGTTGGCTTCAACGTTCGTGCTGATGCTTCTGCGCGTAAAGTTATCGATTCAGAAAGCCTGGATCTGCGCTACTACTCCGTCATCTACCATCTGATCGACGAAGTGAAAGCAGCGATGAGCGGCATGCTGTCTCCGGAACTGAAACAGCAGATCATCGGTCTGGCTGAAGTTCGTGACGTGTTCAAATCACCGAAATTCGGTGCGATTGCGGGTTGTATGGTTACCGAAGGTACCATCAAACGTCACAACCCAATCCGCGTTCTGCGTGACAACGTGGTTATCTACGAAGGCGAGCTGGAATCCCTGCGCCGCTTCAAAGATGACGTTAACGAAGTCCGTAACGGCATGGAATGTGGTATCGGCGTTAAGAACTACAACGACGTTCGCGTTGGCGATATGATCGAAGTGTTCGAAATCATCGAAATCCAGCGTAGCATCGCTTAA
- the nusA gene encoding transcription termination factor NusA has protein sequence MNKEILAVVEAVSNEKSLPREKIFEALESALATATKKKYEQEIDVRVEIDRKSGDFDTFRRWVIVEEVTQPTKEITLEAARYEDESFNVGEYVEDQIESVTFDRITTQTAKQVIVQKVREAERAMVVDQFREHEGEIITGVVKKVNRDNISLDLGSNAEAVILREDMLPRENFRPGDRIRGVLYAVRPEARGAQLFVTRSKPEMLIELFRIEVPEIGEEVIEIKAAARDPGSRAKIAVKTNDKRIDPVGACVGMRGARVQAVSTELGGERIDIVLWDDNPAQFVINAMAPADVSSIVVDEDKHTMDIAVEAGNLAQAIGRNGQNVRLASQLSGWDLNVMTVDDLQAKHQAEAHAAIDNFTKYLDIDEDFATVLVEEGFSSLEELAYVPIKELLEIDGLDEATVEALRERAKNALTTLALAQEESLGDNKPADDLLNLEGLDRAIAFKLAARGVCTLEDLAEQGVDDLADIEGLTDEKAGELIMAARNICWFGDEA, from the coding sequence ATGAACAAAGAAATTTTGGCTGTTGTTGAAGCCGTCTCTAACGAGAAATCACTGCCGCGTGAGAAGATTTTCGAAGCGCTGGAAAGTGCCCTGGCTACAGCAACCAAGAAAAAATACGAACAAGAGATCGATGTTCGCGTAGAAATCGATCGTAAAAGTGGTGACTTCGATACCTTCCGCCGTTGGGTGATCGTTGAAGAAGTGACCCAACCAACCAAAGAAATCACGCTTGAAGCGGCTCGTTACGAAGACGAAAGCTTCAACGTTGGCGAATATGTTGAAGATCAGATCGAATCTGTCACCTTCGACCGTATCACCACCCAGACCGCTAAGCAGGTTATCGTACAGAAAGTACGTGAAGCTGAGCGCGCGATGGTGGTTGATCAGTTCCGCGAACACGAAGGTGAAATCATCACCGGTGTGGTGAAGAAAGTGAACCGTGACAACATCTCTCTGGATCTGGGCAGCAACGCTGAAGCCGTGATCCTGCGTGAAGACATGTTGCCGCGCGAGAACTTCCGTCCAGGTGACCGTATCCGCGGTGTTCTGTACGCAGTGCGTCCAGAAGCACGTGGTGCGCAGCTCTTCGTCACGCGCTCTAAGCCAGAAATGCTGATCGAACTGTTCCGCATTGAGGTGCCAGAAATCGGTGAAGAAGTTATCGAGATCAAAGCAGCGGCCCGCGATCCGGGTTCTCGCGCTAAGATCGCGGTAAAAACCAACGACAAGCGTATCGACCCGGTCGGTGCTTGCGTCGGTATGCGTGGCGCACGTGTCCAGGCAGTCTCTACTGAACTGGGTGGCGAGCGCATTGATATCGTTCTGTGGGACGACAACCCGGCACAATTCGTGATTAACGCGATGGCTCCGGCTGACGTGTCTTCTATCGTTGTCGACGAAGACAAGCACACCATGGATATCGCCGTTGAAGCAGGTAACCTGGCACAGGCTATCGGTCGTAACGGTCAGAACGTACGTCTGGCTTCTCAGCTGAGCGGCTGGGATCTGAACGTCATGACGGTTGATGACCTGCAGGCTAAGCATCAGGCTGAAGCCCATGCAGCGATCGATAACTTTACGAAGTACCTGGACATCGACGAAGATTTCGCCACCGTCCTGGTTGAAGAAGGTTTCTCTTCGCTTGAAGAACTGGCCTATGTGCCAATTAAAGAACTGCTGGAAATTGACGGCCTGGATGAAGCAACCGTTGAAGCCCTGCGTGAACGCGCTAAAAACGCACTGACCACCCTGGCGCTGGCTCAGGAAGAAAGCCTTGGCGATAACAAGCCGGCTGATGACCTGCTGAATCTGGAAGGTCTTGATCGTGCGATTGCGTTCAAGCTGGCTGCCCGTGGTGTTTGTACGCTGGAAGATCTCGCTGAGCAAGGCGTTGATGACCTGGCTGATATCGAAGGTTTAACCGACGAGAAAGCCGGCGAGCTCATCATGGCCGCACGTAATATTTGCTGGTTCGGCGACGAAGCGTAA
- the rimP gene encoding ribosome maturation factor RimP has product MSTLEQKLTEMIKAPVEALGYELVGIEFIRSRTSTLRIYIDSEDGINVDDCADVSHQVSAVLDVEDPITVAYNLEVSSPGLHRPMFTAEHYTKYLGEEVTVVLRMAVQNRRKWQGIIKAVDGEMITVTVEGKDEVFALSNIQKANLVPHF; this is encoded by the coding sequence TTGTCCACATTAGAGCAAAAATTAACAGAGATGATTAAGGCACCAGTCGAAGCACTGGGCTACGAACTGGTCGGCATCGAATTTATTCGCAGCCGCACATCCACGCTGCGCATCTATATTGATAGTGAAGATGGCATCAATGTTGATGATTGTGCTGATGTCAGCCACCAGGTCAGTGCGGTTCTTGACGTTGAAGATCCTATTACTGTTGCCTACAACCTGGAAGTTTCCTCGCCTGGTCTCCATCGTCCAATGTTCACCGCTGAGCATTACACGAAGTATCTCGGTGAAGAAGTGACTGTTGTCCTGCGTATGGCTGTGCAGAACCGCCGTAAATGGCAGGGCATTATTAAGGCCGTTGATGGTGAGATGATCACGGTAACAGTCGAAGGCAAAGATGAAGTGTTCGCGCTGAGTAATATCCAGAAGGCGAACCTGGTTCCCCACTTTTAA
- the argG gene encoding argininosuccinate synthase yields the protein MTTILKHLPVGQRIGIAFSGGLDTSAALLWMRQKGAVPYAYTANLGQPDEEDYDAIPRRAMEYGAENARLIDCRKQLVAEGIAAIQCGAFHNTTGGLTYFNTTPLGRAVTGTMLVAAMKDDGVNIWGDGSTYKGNDIERFYRYGLLTNAELQIYKPWLDTDFIDELGGRHEMSEFMIACGFDYKMSVEKAYSTDSNMLGATHEAKDLEFLNSSVKIVNPIMGVKFWDENVKIQAEEVTVRFERGHPVALNGQKFADDVELMLEANRIGGRHGLGMSDQIENRIIEAKSRGIYEAPGMALLHIAYERLLTGIHNEDTIEQYHSHGRQLGKLLYQGRWFDPQALMLRDALQRWVASAITGEVTLELRRGNDYLILNTVSDNLTYKAERLTMEKGDSVFSPDDRIGQLTMRNLDITDTREKLFNYIETGLLSASSGNGLPQVENLEHNDKK from the coding sequence ATGACGACGATTCTCAAGCATCTTCCGGTAGGACAACGTATTGGCATCGCTTTTTCTGGCGGCCTGGATACCAGCGCTGCACTGCTGTGGATGCGCCAAAAGGGAGCGGTTCCGTATGCTTATACTGCGAACCTGGGTCAGCCGGATGAGGAAGATTATGATGCGATCCCTCGCCGTGCCATGGAATATGGCGCAGAGAACGCACGTCTGATTGACTGCCGTAAGCAGCTGGTTGCGGAAGGTATCGCAGCAATTCAGTGCGGCGCATTCCATAATACCACGGGCGGTCTGACCTATTTCAACACCACGCCGCTGGGCCGTGCGGTCACCGGCACCATGCTGGTCGCGGCCATGAAAGACGACGGCGTGAACATCTGGGGCGATGGCAGTACCTATAAAGGCAACGACATTGAGCGTTTCTATCGCTATGGCCTGCTGACCAACGCCGAGCTGCAGATCTACAAACCCTGGCTGGACACCGACTTTATCGACGAGCTCGGCGGTCGTCATGAAATGTCCGAGTTTATGATTGCCTGCGGCTTCGACTACAAGATGTCAGTTGAGAAAGCCTACTCCACCGACTCCAACATGCTGGGTGCGACGCACGAAGCGAAAGACCTGGAATTCCTGAACTCCAGCGTGAAGATCGTTAACCCGATCATGGGCGTGAAGTTCTGGGACGAAAACGTCAAAATCCAGGCCGAAGAGGTGACTGTACGCTTTGAGCGCGGCCATCCGGTTGCCCTAAACGGCCAGAAGTTCGCTGATGACGTCGAGCTGATGCTCGAAGCCAACCGCATCGGCGGTCGTCACGGTTTAGGCATGAGCGATCAGATTGAAAACCGTATCATCGAAGCGAAGAGCCGCGGCATCTATGAAGCGCCGGGTATGGCCCTGCTGCACATCGCTTACGAGCGTCTGCTGACCGGTATTCACAACGAAGACACCATCGAGCAGTATCATTCCCATGGCCGTCAACTGGGTAAACTGCTGTATCAGGGTCGCTGGTTTGATCCGCAGGCGCTGATGCTGCGTGACGCGCTGCAGCGTTGGGTGGCGAGCGCCATCACCGGTGAAGTGACGCTGGAACTGCGTCGTGGTAACGACTATTTAATCCTGAACACCGTGTCTGACAACCTGACCTATAAAGCAGAGCGTCTGACCATGGAGAAAGGTGATTCGGTCTTCTCTCCGGACGATCGTATCGGTCAGTTGACCATGCGTAACCTGGATATCACCGACACCCGTGAGAAACTGTTCAACTACATCGAAACCGGTCTGCTCTCTGCCTCTTCCGGCAATGGTCTGCCGCAGGTTGAGAATCTGGAACACAACGATAAGAAGTAA